A single Primulina eburnea isolate SZY01 chromosome 11, ASM2296580v1, whole genome shotgun sequence DNA region contains:
- the LOC140806135 gene encoding LOW QUALITY PROTEIN: uncharacterized protein (The sequence of the model RefSeq protein was modified relative to this genomic sequence to represent the inferred CDS: deleted 1 base in 1 codon) — translation MAPPTPSVVVPVDLKKKPWQQKLPLHNRWHPDIPPVAEVKTSEVFRVEMVDWTGGSITDDDSAIDVKHIDLSTVHYLSGPIRVVDRDGNPAKPGDLLAVEICNLGPLPGDEWGFTAIFDRENGGGFLTDHFPCATKAIWYFEGIYAYSPHIPGVRFPGLTHPGIVGTAPSSELLDIWNKRERELEETGLQSLKLCEVLHSRPLANLPSTKGCLLGKIEEGTPEWERIAREAARTIPGRENGGNCDIKNLSRGSKIYLPVFVEGANLSTGDMHFSQGDGEVAFCGAIEMSGFLELKCEIIRDGMKKYLTPMGPTPLHVNPIFEIGPVEPRFSEWLVFEGISVDESGRQHYLDASVAYKRAVLNAIDYLSRFGYSKEQVYLLLSCCPCEGRISGIVDSPNAVATLAIPIAIFDQDIRPKIGNVPTGPRLVRNPGLPQCPYDGNLPTTKNPCATT, via the exons ATGGCCCCTCCAACTCCAAGTGTCGTGGTTCCTGTAGACCTAAAGAAGAAGCCATGGCAGCAAAAGCTGCCACTTCACAATCGGTGGCACCCCGATATTCCACCGGTGGCAGAGGTAAAAACCAGTGAGGTATTTAGGGTAGAGATGGTGGACTGGACTGGAGGGTCAATAACAGATGATGACTCTGCAATTGATGTAAAGCACATAGATCTCTCAACT GTGCATTATCTGAGTGGACCTATAAGAGTGGTGGACAGGGATGGGAATCCGGCCAAGCCTGGTGATCTTCTAGCTGTAGAGATATGCAACTTGGGTCCTCTACCTGGCGATGAATGGGGTTTCACAGCAATTTTTGACAGGGAAAATGGTGGCGGATTTCTCACAGACCATTTCCCTTGTGCAACAAAAGCTATATGGTATTTTGAAGGAATATATGCTTACTCGCCTCATATACCTG GGGTCAGATTTCCGGGATTAACACACCCTGGAATAGTTGGAACAGCGCCTTCTTCAGAACTGCTTGATATATGGAACAAACGGGAAAGAGAACTTGAAGAAACTGGTCTCCAGTCTCTGAAACTGTGTGAAGTATTGCATTCACGACCATTGGCAAACCTACCATCGACAAAGGGATGTCTTCTTGGAAAG attgaGGAAGGAACTCCTGAATGGGAAAGGATTGCAAGAGAGGCTGCAAGAACGATTCCTGGAAGAGAAAATGGA GGAAATTGCGACATCAAAAATCTAAGCAGAGGTTCAAAAATATACCTTCCTGTATTTGTAGAAGGAGCAAATCTTAGCACTGGGGATATGCATTTTTCACAGGGTGACGGTGAAGTGGCTTTTTGTGGAGCAATAGAGATGAGCGGTTTCCTAGAGCTCAA ATGTGAAATCATCAGAGATGGCATGAAAAAGTACCTCACTCCAATGGGGCCAACTCCTTTGCATGTCAACCCGATATTCGAGATAGGACCGGTGGAACCAAGATTCTCAGAATGGTTAGTTTTTGAGGGCATTAGTGTCGATGAGAGTGGGCGACAACACTACCTGGATGCCAGTGTTGCTTACAAGCGTGCTGTGCTCAACGCCATTGATTACCTCTCCAGATTCGGATACTCTAAAGAACAG gtCTATCTTTTACTCTCATGCTGCCCTTGCGAAGGAAGGATCTCTGGAATAGTTGATTCCCCCAATGCTGTTGCCACCCTTGCAATTCCAATCGCTATATTCGACCAG GATATTCGTCCAAAAATAGGCAATGTGCCTACTGGACCAAGGCTTGTGAGGAATCCCGGCCTCCCACAGTGCCCTTATGATGGAAACTTGCCCACCACGAAAAATCCCTGTGCTACAACTTGA
- the LOC140806136 gene encoding uncharacterized protein: MDEVRATSAWVASQSSHVTIDPAGIEKVAETVKDSIPKVEWDFEGIHYFDNGPLTVQYLFVLDALNFCFWPDKELSYDHLATGLKEALQNNKSAFDADRLQKYTGPELRKMLKWPRPLPLEDERVRLLHEVGFELERSFEGKASKLVESCQKSAAKLVALISQHFPGFRDHTVYKGHQVFLYKRAQIFAADLWGSFKGQQYGEFNDIETVTMFADYIVPAVLEQLGVLKFSTALSHAITANVEIYSGSQEEVELRACSVHAVEEIRESIHRKSGKQVLSVELDLWLWAFGIQCSSLQHHRTLSIYY, from the exons ATGGATGAGGTAAGGGCTACCTCTGCATGGGTCGCTTCGCAGTCCTCCCATGTCACAATCGACCCCGCAG GCATCGAGAAAGTGGCGGAAACAGTGAAGGATTCTATACCGAAGGTGGAGTGGGATTTTGAAGGGATTCACTATTTTGATAACGGTCCGCTCACTGTTCAGTATCTTTTCGTGTTGGATGCCTTGAATTTCTGTTTCTGGCCAG ATAAGGAGTTGAGCTATGATCATTTAGCTACCGGATTGAAGGAAGCTCTTCAGAATAACAAGTCTGCATTCGATGCAGATCGGCTGCAAAAGTACACTG GTCCTGAACTACGTAAAATGTTGAAATGGCCAAGACCTTTACCTTTGGAGGATGAACGAGTGCGCTTACTGCATGAG GTGGGATTTGAGCTTGAGAGATCATTTGAGGGGAAAGCATCAAAACTTGTGGAATCTTGTCAGAAATCGGCCGCCAAGCTTGTGGCTCTCATCAGCCAACACTTTCCCG GATTCCGTGACCACACAGTGTACAAAGGTCACCAGGTTTTTTTGTATAAAAGGGCTCAGATATTTGCTGCAGATTTATGGGGATCTTTCAAGGGTCAACAATATGGTGAATTTAATGACATTGAAACCGTGACAATGTTTGCCGACTATATTGTCCCAGCAGTACTTGAGCAGCTCGGAGTTTTAAAATTTAGCACTGCACTATCGCATGCAATAACTGCTAATGTTGAGATTTATTCTGGAAGTCAGGAGGAAGTAGAGCTGCGAGCGTGTTCAGTTCATGCTGTGGAGGAAATAAGGGAGTCGATCCACAGAAAATCAGGAAAGCAG GTCTTGAGTGTCGAGTTGGATCTCTGGTTGTGGGCATTTGGGATCCAGTGTTCTTCTCTTCAGCATCATCGAACACTCTCTATATATTATTGA
- the LOC140806137 gene encoding LOB domain-containing protein 37, giving the protein MSCNGCRVLRKGCSETCILRPCLQWIDSSEAQGHATVFVAKFFGRAGLMSFISNVPENQRPALFQSLLFEAAGRTVNPVNGAVGLLWTGNWHVCQAAVETVLRGGALKPIQKFLGDASDPDASSECLNLFKLQDPGLISRSKVHKSRRFPDEPVKIMQLSDLDLSLSAGFQGKKPNPLPEKRRLGSPSMNSEESMTTTCGDQPANEAKLLNLFT; this is encoded by the exons ATGAGTTGTAATGGCTGCCGGGTTCTGCGGAAGGGATGCAGTGAGACGTGTATTTTGAGGCCCTGTTTACAGTGGATTGACAGCTCCGAAGCGCAAGGCCACGCTACAGTTTTCGTAGCCAAGTTCTTTGGCCGCGCAGGCCTTATGTCCTTCATCTCCAATGTCCCAGAAAATCAAAGGCCTG CTCTTTTTCAGTCCCTCTTGTTCGAAGCAGCCGGAAGAACAGTGAACCCCGTCAACGGCGCGGTGGGTCTTCTGTGGACCGGGAATTGGCACGTCTGCCAGGCCGCGGTGGAGACTGTCCTTCGTGGTGGCGCGTTGAAGCCAATCCAGAAGTTTCTCGGCGATGCATCGGACCCCGACGCTTCCTCCGAGTGCTTAAACTTGTTCAAGCTTCAAGATCCCGGCCTGATTTCGAGGTCCAAGGTGCATAAATCCCGCCGCTTCCCCGACGAGCCGGTCAAGATCATGCAGCTCTCTGATCTGGACCTCAGTCTTTCAGCTGGTTTCCAGGGCAAGAAACCAAACCCTTTACCAGAAAAGCGGCGCCTCGGAAGCCCATCGATGAATTCTGAAGAATCTATGACGACAACTTGTGGAGATCAACCAGCAAATGAAGCTAAACTTCTGAACCTGTTCACTTAA
- the LOC140806138 gene encoding peroxidase 51-like yields MGSYKYRTTLLLPLSLIIILFSSSTSAQLRQNFYANICPDVENIVRRAVTTKFGQTFVTVPATIRLLFHDCFISGCDASVIVASTPGNTAEKDHPDNLSLAGDGFDTVIKAKAAVDAVASCTNKVSCADILVMAARDVIALAGGPSYAVELGRLDGLISTAASVEGNLPQPTFNLNQLNAMFARRGLNQTDMIALSACHTLGFSHCNRFANRIYNFSSSNPVDPTLNRQYATQLQQMCPRDVDPQVAIDMDPTTPRIFDNAYFKNLQNGRGLFTSDQSLFTDTRSRPIVDAWASNPQLFNARFVEAMTKLGRVGARTGGSGNGNIRIDCGIFN; encoded by the exons ATGGGTTCATATAAGTATCGAACTACTTTATTGTTGCCACTTTCTCTGATCATTATTTTGTTCTCAAGTTCGACTTCAGCACAACTCAGACAAAATTTCTACGCCAACATCTGCCCGGACGTCGAAAACATCGTTCGAAGGGCCGTCACGACGAAATTCGGTCAAACCTTTGTTACAGTCCCGGCGACCATCCGTCTCCTCTTCCACGATTGTTTCATCTCG GGTTGCGATGCATCGGTTATAGTGGCATCGACTCCAGGGAATACGGCTGAAAAAGATCATCCGGATAACTTATCATTGGCTGGTGATGGATTTGACACCGTGATTAAAGCCAAAGCAGCAGTGGATGCGGTTGCCAGCTGCACGAATAAGGTCTCTTGTGCAGATATCCTTGTGATGGCTGCGAGGGACGTCATTGCGCTG GCTGGTGGACCCTCATACGCTGTGGAATTAGGGAGATTGGATGGGCTGATTTCAACGGCTGCAAGTGTAGAGGGGAATCTGCCTCAGCCGACCTTCAACTTGAATCAGCTTAACGCTATGTTTGCTAGAAGAGGATTAAATCAGACAGATATGATTGCTCTCTCAG CATGCCACACCCTTGGATTCTCCCACTGCAACAGATTCGCGAACCGGATCTACAACTTCAGCTCATCCAACCCGGTGGACCCGACCCTGAACAGGCAATACGCGACCCAGTTACAGCAAATGTGCCCAAGGGACGTGGACCCTCAGGTTGCCATTGACATGGACCCGACCACGCCTAGGATATTTGACAACGCGTACTTCAAAAACCTTCAGAATGGAAGGGGCCTCTTCACCTCGGATCAGAGCCTATTTACGGACACGAGGTCGAGACCCATCGTCGACGCTTGGGCCTCCAATCCTCAGCTCTTTAATGCTCGTTTTGTTGAAGCTATGACTAAGTTGGGTCGGGTCGGGGCCAGGACCGGAGGCTCAGGCAACGGAAATATCCGGATTGACTGTGGAATATTTAATTAG
- the LOC140805634 gene encoding uncharacterized protein, with product MGDKGNNGKESTSSKAIIEAVDTYNLHHSDHPGMVLVSKVLEGDNYSTWSRAMRISLSAKNKIGMVTGLIKPPSTTDTSFDSWKRCNDMVLSWILNSIHPDIASSGQQSISVYYTKLKSLWDELSSYHETLSCSCGGLEKLNQRDEKEKVMQFLMGLNDSYAAIRGQILLMQPLPDTRRVYSLILQQEKQVEVSLNRGNMNHHAMIVGQNSKTTQAHQEQKQKAQLHCSYCNRDNHSIEKCFYLHGFPVGHKFHGKNMKPFNQRPSNANNVKVAPETTTKFVSTDDGPRLTTDEYNQLIAMIRKTNEGNTQIFTNTTCNIKSSSKVNLAASGLCWIIDSGATDHDATTRKTIGLGKQHNGLYYLTQDQNPALAHTIRKHSNLWHQRLGHPSSSPLQILSKSIPAIYFDSKHAVLDPKWQEAMDAELNALDQNRTWTLTPLPFGHRPIGCKWVYKIKYNSDGTVERYKARLVAKGFTRREGIDYKETFAPVAKLATVRCLLAVAAIRNWSLHQLDVQNAFLHGDLLEEVYMQLPPGMHSHRHGEIPLQDGFRQSKADYSLFTKVSGNSFTAVLIYVDDMIITGNDDRTIAALKESLRTKFRIKELGQLRYFLGVEVARSASGISISQRKYTLDILDETGLLGAKPLSTPMEENIKLLPMQGDLRSVTGYCIFLGGSLISWKTKKQATTSRSSAESEYRAMASITCELTWLRYLLDDLQVQHPQPAKLFCDSKAALHIAANPVYHERTKHIEIDCHVIRERIQSGAIETAHVSSSCQLADIFTKPLSSSTFHSLLNKFGVLNIHAPT from the exons ATGGGAGACAAAGGCAACAATGGAAAAGAATCAACATCGTCTAAGGCTATCATAGAAGCCGTGGACACCTACAATCTACATCACTCGGATCATCCAGGTATGGTACTTGTCTCTAAGGTACTCGAAGGAGACAACTACAGCACATGGAGTCGAGCTATGCGAATTAGCTTGAGCGCTAAAAACAAGATTGGGATGGTCACAGGATTAATCAAGCCACCTTCTACAACAGACACTAGTTTTGATTCTTGGAAACGATGCAATGACATGGTTTTGTCTTGGATATTGAATTCTATTCATCCGGACATAGCCAGTAGT GGACAACAATCTATTTCAGTCTATTACACAAAGCTTAAATCTTTGTGGGATGAACTCTCATCCTATCATGAGACATTATCTTGTTCGTGTGGAGGATTGGAGAAACTTAATCAGAGAGATGAAAAGGAGAAGGTTATGCAATTTTTGATGGGATTAAATGACAGTTACGCGGCCATTCGTGGTCAAATTTTGTTGATGCAGCCTCTACCTGATACACGACGAGTTTATTCACTTATTCTTCAACAAGAAAAACAAGTTGAAGTCTCTCTCAATCGCGGGAACATGAACCACCATGCCATGATTGTAGGTCAAAATAGCAAGACAACTCAAGCACATCAAGAACAAAAACAAAAGGCACAATTGCACTGCTCTTATTGCAACCGTGATAATCACAGCATTGAAAAGTGTTTCTACCTCCATGGCTTTCCAGTTGGTCATAAGTTTCACGGCAAGAATATGAAACCATTTAATCAACGCCCTTCAAATGCAAATAACGTGAAGGTGGCACCAGAGACAACGACAAAGTTTGTTTCAACAGATGATGGTCCAAGGCTCACAACTGATGAATACAACCAATTAATAGCCATGATCCGGAAAACCAATGAGGGtaacacacaaatttttacaaacactaCATGTAACATCAAATCATCATCTAAAGTTAATTTGGCTGCTTCGGGCTTGTGCTGGATTATTGACAGTGGAGCCACAGATCAT GACGCTACTACGAGGAAGACGATTGGCCTGGGCAAGCAACATAATGGCCTCTACTACCTAACACAAGACCAAAATCCAGCCTTGGCCCACACTATCCGCAAACACTCCAACCTTTGGCATCAACGTCTTGGGCATCCATCATCTAGTCCTCTTCAAATTCTTAGTAAATCTATTCCTGCAATTTATTTTGATTCCAAGCAT GCAGTGTTGGACCCCAAATGGCAAGAAGCTATGGATGCCGAATTAAATGCTCTTGACCAAAATCGTACTTGGACACTCACACCTCTTCCTTTTGGTCACCGTCCGATAGGATGCAAGTGGGTGTACAAGATCAAATATAACTCTGATGGCACCGTTGAACGCTATAAAGCTCGTTTGGTGGCTAAAGGTTTTACTCGACGGGAGGGAATTGACTATAAGGAGACATTTGCTCCTGTGGCCAAATTAGCTACAGTCCGTTGTTTACTTGCTGTAGCTGCTATTCGAAATTGGTCCCTGCACCAACTGGATGTCCAAAATGCATTTCTCCATGGTGATTTACTTGAAGAAGTCTACATGCAATTGCCTCCTGGTATGCATTCTCATCGACACGGGGAGATACCTCTG CAAGATGGTTTTCGCCAATCTAAAGCTGACTATTCACTTTTCACAAAAGTTTCTGGCAATTCTTTTACAGCGGTACTcatttatgtggatgacatgaTCATAACAGGTAATGATGACAGGACAATTGCTGCACTTAAAGAGTCTCTTCGTACCAAATTTCGAATTAAAGAACTTGGTCAGTTACGGTACTTTCTTGGAGTTGAAGTTGCTCGTTCTGCCAGTGGTATTTCAATATCCCAAAGAAAGTACACTCTTGACATCTTAGATGAGACAGGCTTGCTTGGTGCCAAACCATTATCGACGCCAATGGAAGAAAATATCAAACTTCTACCTATGCAGGGAGATTT ACGATCTGTAACTGGTTATTGTATTTTTCTTGGAGGATCTCTTATTTCGTGGAAGACCAAGAAACAAGCAACAACCTCAAGGTCCTCGGCAGAATCAGAATATCGTGCTATGGCTTCTATAACATGTGAGCTTACTTGGCTTAGGTATTTGTTAGATGATCTACAGGTACAACATCCACAACCAGCAAAACTGTTCTGCGATAGTAAGGCAGCACTGCATATTGCAGCAAATCCAGTTTACCATGAACGAACAAAACATATAGAGATTGACTGCCATGTTATTAGAGAACGTATTCAGTCAGGTGCCATAGAAACTGCTCATGTTTCATCGAGCTGTCAACTTGCTGATATATTTACTAAACCTCTCAGTTCATCAACTTTTCATTCTCTCCTTAACAAGTTTGGCGTTCTCAATATACACGCTCCCACTTGA